From Coffea arabica cultivar ET-39 chromosome 10e, Coffea Arabica ET-39 HiFi, whole genome shotgun sequence, one genomic window encodes:
- the LOC113712292 gene encoding protein kinase STUNTED-like: MTQQAVVAGGDVKGCSGVGGSDDARTVVVGVKLDAQSRELLTWALVKVAQPGDRVIALHVLDSNEIVDRDGKSSLLSLVKAFDSVLAVYEGFCNLRQVDLKLKICRGSSIRKILVREAKSYSATELIVGTSRNHHTIRSSASVAKYCAKKLAKDCSTLAVNNGKIVFHKGAPSSSNIIAKEIEHHHRNGLFNALQRSLTKNNKAITDGNLAMGMIVSDHVTNGTLDLAPKDGDSKHEDGFLKKGCPICSLATVSEDDRNTQSAKESSCDGSNGDSMAIVPLQKIEAASSSISLLMRELPEVRPGWPLLRRAILSNKRNSSNSSVRQISVVQWALRLPSRHFLSIDSNEKGRVCDHDKDQSPKIDGECGAIVPIGNETPPAPASSDGISKALPKELEGLHDKYSATCRLFKYGELVSATSNFIPENMVGKGGSSKVYKGCLPDGKELAVKILKPSEVALTEFLLEIEIITALNHKNIISLFGFCFEDNHLLLVYDFQSRGSLEENLHGNKKDPRAFGWTQRYKVAVGVAEALEYLHNRDAQPVIHRDVKSSNILLSDDFEPQLSDFGLAKWASTTSTHITSTDVAGTFGYLAPEYFMYGKVNDKIDVYAFGVVLLELISGRKPISNDSPKGQESLVMWAKPILNSGKFSQLPDPSLSSNYDGEELERMALAAALCIRRAARARPQMSLILKLLQGDIEVTNWARLQVNGLEGTNTVKLVDSLEGSDALDDETFSHSNLQSHLNLAFHGVEDSLSSIEQTISLEDYLRGRWSRSSSFD, from the exons ATGACTCAGCAGGCTGTGGTGGCCGGAGGAGATGTGAAGGGCTGCTCCGGCGTAGGTGGCAGTGATGATGCCCGGACGGTGGTGGTGGGAGTGAAGCTTGATGCTCAGAGTAGAGAACTGCTCACTTGGGCTTTGGTTAAGGTTGCTCAGCCTGGGGATCGTGTCATTGCCCTTCATGTTCTTGATAGTAATG AAATTGTGGATCGTGATGGGAAATCATCTCTGCTGTCTCTTGTGAAAGCTTTTGACTCTGTTCTTGCAGTGTATGAAGGCTTCTGCAACCTCAGACAG GTGGATCTCAAGCTAAAGATCTGCAGAGGATCATCAATTCGCAAAATTTTAGTTCGTGAAGCAAAATCTTACTCAGCAACTGAGCTTATAGTTGGAACTTCAAGGAATCATCATACCATCAGGTCATCAGCCTCCGTAGCTAAGTACTGTGCTAAGAAGTTGGCCAAGGATTGTTCAACTTTAGCTGTGAATAATGGGAAAATTGTCTTTCATAAAGGGGCTCCATCTTCATCCAATATCATCGCAAAAG AAATTGAACATCATCATAGGAATGGTCTATTTAATGCACTTCAGAGGTCTCTGACTAAAAATAACAAAGCAATCACTGATGGCAATTTGGCAATGGGAATGATAGTATCTGACCACGTTACTAATGGGACTTTAGATCTAGCGCCAAAAGATGGTGATTCTAAACATGAGGATGGTTTCTTAAAAAAGGGTTGTCCTATTTGTTCTCTTGCTACAGTATCTGAAGATGATCGCAATACACAATCAGCAAAAGAATCTTCCTGTGATGGCAGCAATGGAGACTCAATGGCGATAGTGCCATTACAAAAGATAGAGGCTGCATCTAGTTCAATTTCACTGTTGATGAGGGAATTGCCTGAAGTTAGACCTGGTTGGCCACTTCTTCGCCGAGCAATATTATCAAACAAGCGAAATTCTAGCAACTCCTCAGTACGTCAGATCTCTGTGGTTCAGTGGGCATTGCGTTTACCAAGCAGACATTTTCTGTCAATTGATTCAAATGAAAAAGGAAGAGTTTGTGATCATGACAAAGATCAATCCCCCAAAATAGATGGAGAATGTGGTGCAATTGTTCCCATTGGCAATGAGACTCCGCCTGCTCCTGCTTCTTCAGATGGCATATCGAAGGCCTTACCAAAGGAGTTGGAGGGTCTCCATGATAAGTACTCAGCAACTTGTAGATTGTTTAAATACGGGGAACTTGTCTCAGCAACATCAAATTTCATCCCCG AGAACATGGTTGGTAAAGGTGGAAGCAGTAAGGTTTATAAGGGTTGCCTTCCTGATGGAAAGGAGCttgctgtcaaaattttaaaGCCATCTGAAGTTGCGTTGACAGAGTTTCTTCTGGAAATAGAGATTATTACTGCAttgaatcacaaaaatataatctctctttttggtttttgttttgaGGACAACCACCTCCTTTTGGTGTATGATTTCCAGTCAAGAGGAAGCCTTGAAGAGAACCTTCATG GTAACAAGAAGGATCCACGTGCATTTGGATGGACCCAGAGATATAAGGTGGCTGTTGGTGTAGCTGAGGCACTTGAATATCTTCACAATAGAGATGCTCAGCCTGTGATTCACAGGGATGTGAAATCTTCTAATATACTACTCTCTGATGATTTTGAGCCTCAG CTCTCTGACTTTGGACTGGCTAAATGGGCTTCAACCACTTCAACTCATATAACAAGCACAGATGTTGCAGGAACTTTTGG TTACTTGGCTCCTGAATATTTTATGTATGGAAAAGTTAATGACAAGATTGACGTGTATGCATTCGGAGTGGTCCTTCTTGAGCTTATTTCAGGAAGAAAGCCTATAAGCAATGACTCTCCAAAGGGCCAAGAAAGCCTTGTTATGTGG gcaAAACCAATTCTAaactctggaaaattttcccaattGCCAGACCCAAGTTTAAGTAGCAATTATGATGGTGAGGAGTTGGAGAGGATGGCTTTAGCAGCTGCACTTTGTATTAGACGTGCTGCAAGAGCTAGACCTCAGATGAGCCTT ATTCTGAAGCTCCTCCAAGGTGATATCGAGGTGACTAATTGGGCAAGGCTACAAGTGAATGGTTTAGAAGGGACTAATACTGTTAAGCTAGTTGATAGTTTGGAGGGCTCTGATGCTTTAGATGATGAAACTTTTTCACATTCCAATCTCCAATCCCATCTAAACCTTGCGTTCCATGGTGTGGAGGATTCTCTTTCCAGCATCGAGCAAACTATTTCACTGGAGGACTATCTACGAGGCAGATGGAGCCGGTCATCAAGCTTTGACTAA